One window of Aerococcus tenax genomic DNA carries:
- the trmB gene encoding tRNA (guanosine(46)-N7)-methyltransferase TrmB: MRVRHKPWAKDLIAQHPEWVITDPYDKKGHWHEIFANDHPIHVEVGTGKGQFLIEMAKTYPEINFIGIEMISDVLVMALQKAMETELSNLRFIRGDGNHVSDMFAQNEVSEIYLNFSDPWPKKRHAKRRLTHENFLKQYQHILKPDGRLIFKTDNQGLFEYSLTSLSHYGMVLDDVSLDLHNSGVTDNIMTEYEAKFSQKGQRIYRLIAHFRVEG, translated from the coding sequence ATGCGTGTACGTCACAAACCCTGGGCAAAAGATCTAATCGCCCAACACCCTGAATGGGTGATTACTGACCCTTACGATAAAAAAGGCCACTGGCATGAGATATTTGCCAATGACCATCCTATCCATGTGGAAGTGGGTACCGGAAAGGGACAATTTCTGATTGAAATGGCTAAGACCTATCCTGAGATTAATTTTATCGGCATCGAAATGATTTCTGATGTTCTAGTCATGGCCTTACAAAAAGCCATGGAAACCGAATTAAGCAACCTGCGTTTCATTCGCGGAGATGGTAACCATGTCAGCGACATGTTTGCTCAAAATGAAGTTAGTGAAATTTACTTAAACTTTTCCGATCCTTGGCCCAAAAAACGCCATGCTAAACGCCGCTTGACCCATGAGAACTTTCTCAAACAATACCAGCATATCTTAAAGCCAGACGGACGCTTGATTTTCAAGACAGATAACCAAGGACTTTTTGAGTACTCCTTAACCTCGCTCTCCCATTACGGAATGGTCTTAGATGATGTATCTTTGGACCTCCACAATAGTGGGGTAACAGATAATATCATGACCGAGTATGAGGCCAAGTTCTCTCAAAAAGGGCAGCGTATTTACCGCTTAATTGCTCATTTTAGAGTTGAGGGATAG
- a CDS encoding phosphotransferase family protein, which yields MEFQFDKEWTLHPIGGDTGQAFMGTHNQERIFLKRNSSPFLAALSMEGITPRLIWTKRTASGDVYSAQEWLYGHTLSAQEIQQGIVTKLMSRYHHSDNLYNMLVKIGGKTYKPEDFLHEFENNLSVDLDSLTYINSVKDYLYDTLSFVQNARRTVCHSDLNRRNFILSEDHRLYLVDWEKVCIADPIFDITQLLVQYIPLEDWDHWFDLYNLHVSEETYLRIEWYSLMNLLFLIKADYQKKRIYHINESILLLRHIYESRYFKSSNQENPITSWSID from the coding sequence ATGGAGTTCCAATTCGATAAAGAATGGACCTTGCACCCAATAGGTGGCGATACTGGCCAAGCTTTTATGGGAACACATAATCAAGAGCGGATATTTCTGAAGCGAAATTCTTCTCCTTTTTTAGCTGCCTTGTCCATGGAGGGGATTACCCCCCGCTTGATCTGGACCAAAAGAACTGCTAGCGGTGATGTCTACTCAGCCCAAGAATGGCTTTATGGACACACCCTGTCGGCCCAAGAAATCCAGCAAGGCATCGTGACCAAGTTGATGTCACGCTACCATCACTCCGACAATCTCTATAATATGCTGGTGAAGATTGGTGGAAAAACCTATAAACCAGAAGATTTCTTACACGAATTTGAAAATAATCTTAGTGTGGATTTGGACTCCCTAACCTATATTAATAGTGTGAAGGATTACCTTTATGACACCTTGTCTTTTGTGCAAAACGCCCGGCGCACTGTCTGCCATAGCGACCTCAACCGTCGTAATTTTATTTTGTCAGAAGACCACCGCTTATACTTGGTAGACTGGGAGAAGGTCTGCATTGCTGACCCCATTTTTGACATTACCCAGCTCTTAGTCCAATACATTCCCTTGGAAGATTGGGACCACTGGTTTGATCTGTATAACTTACATGTTAGTGAAGAAACCTATTTACGAATTGAATGGTATTCATTAATGAACTTGCTCTTTTTAATTAAGGCAGACTATCAGAAAAAACGCATCTATCATATTAATGAAAGTATTTTATTGCTCAGACATATCTATGAAAGCCGTTATTTTAAAAGCAGTAACCAAGAAAATCCCATCACTTCCTGGTCTATTGACTAG
- a CDS encoding ABC transporter permease: MTFKELYPKRRQSQQKRIFRYFKYIFNDHFILALAFILAALAFQYSQWLKTLTTFNPLYQWIWLVIATALVMGIGHLASFIQKADTVFLLARERNFKAYFNQALAYSLLLPTGIYALFVGVSYPFLLIHQGLSAGQVLAIFVVMLGLKALQLRSVLENFHFYSSSKRRLLMVLTAAYSFCQLYFAVRGKVFLALAFVFVMIVIYYLTSKNWQGEKQWDWLKIVAEESQRQERVNQVLSLFVDVPTGQRAVKRRKYLDPLLMTSKNNPYYFLYQRAFCRSQDYFNLWFRLTVLATLLLYFLPGHLLTYCLGLLMLYASHFQILPLYRRYYKHPLMKIYPLDQGQALPAFRRFLYLPLGLQTALLTMTFLMSKSWQDSVIFLILAGLVIILFTQVYLPRRLRGKNRLLEKLHR; this comes from the coding sequence ATGACCTTTAAAGAGCTCTATCCCAAACGCCGTCAAAGTCAGCAAAAACGAATATTCCGTTATTTTAAATATATTTTCAATGACCACTTTATCCTAGCTTTGGCCTTTATTTTAGCGGCCTTGGCCTTTCAATATAGTCAGTGGCTAAAGACTTTAACGACTTTTAACCCGCTTTACCAATGGATCTGGCTAGTCATTGCCACAGCCTTAGTGATGGGGATAGGCCACTTAGCTAGCTTCATTCAAAAGGCGGACACGGTCTTTTTGCTGGCTCGGGAAAGGAACTTTAAAGCTTACTTTAACCAAGCCTTAGCCTATAGCTTACTCCTGCCGACGGGGATCTATGCCTTATTTGTTGGGGTATCTTATCCCTTCTTACTGATTCACCAAGGCTTGTCAGCGGGCCAGGTCCTTGCTATCTTTGTGGTAATGCTCGGCTTGAAGGCTCTCCAGTTACGGTCAGTTTTAGAGAATTTTCATTTTTACAGTTCCAGCAAACGCAGGCTCTTGATGGTTTTGACTGCAGCTTATAGCTTTTGTCAGTTGTATTTTGCCGTGCGTGGAAAAGTCTTTTTGGCCCTGGCTTTTGTTTTTGTGATGATCGTCATCTATTATCTGACCAGTAAAAACTGGCAGGGTGAAAAGCAATGGGATTGGTTAAAAATCGTAGCTGAGGAAAGTCAACGCCAAGAAAGGGTTAACCAGGTTTTGAGCCTGTTTGTTGATGTTCCTACGGGTCAAAGGGCGGTTAAACGGCGGAAATACTTAGATCCACTGCTTATGACCAGCAAGAACAATCCCTATTATTTTCTCTACCAAAGGGCCTTTTGTCGGAGTCAGGATTATTTTAATTTATGGTTCAGGCTCACTGTTCTAGCGACTCTCTTGCTTTATTTCTTACCTGGTCACCTGCTGACTTACTGTTTAGGCCTTTTAATGCTTTATGCCAGTCATTTTCAAATTTTACCGCTCTATCGTCGCTATTATAAGCACCCCTTAATGAAAATCTACCCCTTAGACCAGGGGCAAGCTTTACCTGCTTTTCGTCGCTTTTTATACCTGCCGCTAGGCTTGCAGACGGCTTTGCTTACGATGACTTTCCTAATGAGCAAATCCTGGCAAGACAGTGTGATTTTCTTGATTTTAGCGGGGTTAGTGATTATCCTTTTCACCCAGGTCTATTTACCCCGTCGTTTACGAGGAAAAAATCGTCTCTTGGAAAAATTACATAGATAA
- a CDS encoding ABC transporter ATP-binding protein: protein MTLSVEHLSGGYSNYTVLHDLNFSVQAGEIVGLIGLNGAGKSTTIKHILGLLKPSAGEILVNGHSLAKDNQAYRQALSYIPEQPILYPELTLREHIQVIALAYHIDPDQAMANAEPLLERFRLTERLDWLPIHFSKGMKQKVMIVCAMLVDTMLYIIDEPFVGLDPLGIDDFTQLLLKKRQAGAAILMSTHILSSAEHYCDRFIFLHEGQIKAQGTLHEIRQRFNKADASLDELYVDLVRGQSHDL from the coding sequence ATGACACTATCTGTAGAACATTTAAGTGGGGGTTATAGTAATTATACGGTCCTCCACGATTTAAATTTTTCCGTTCAAGCTGGTGAAATTGTCGGCTTGATTGGCTTGAATGGGGCTGGCAAATCAACCACTATTAAGCATATTTTAGGTCTGCTCAAGCCGAGTGCGGGGGAGATATTGGTGAATGGCCATTCACTGGCTAAGGATAACCAGGCCTACCGCCAAGCCCTTAGCTATATTCCCGAACAACCGATCCTCTATCCAGAGCTCACCCTGCGCGAGCATATCCAAGTCATCGCCTTGGCCTACCATATTGACCCTGACCAAGCCATGGCTAATGCCGAGCCGCTCTTAGAACGTTTTCGTTTAACCGAACGTTTGGACTGGTTACCTATCCATTTTTCTAAGGGTATGAAGCAAAAGGTCATGATTGTCTGTGCCATGCTGGTGGATACCATGTTGTACATTATTGATGAACCCTTTGTCGGCTTAGATCCACTGGGAATTGATGACTTTACTCAATTATTACTGAAGAAACGCCAAGCGGGGGCAGCAATTTTAATGTCAACCCATATCCTCTCCAGCGCTGAACACTACTGTGACCGCTTTATTTTCCTTCATGAAGGGCAAATTAAGGCCCAAGGGACCTTGCATGAGATCCGTCAGCGCTTCAATAAGGCAGATGCCAGCTTGGATGAACTCTATGTTGACTTAGTAAGAGGGCAGAGCCATGACCTTTAA
- a CDS encoding HIT family protein — MEDCIFCKIANREIPTNLVYEDEVVTAFLDNSQVTKGHTLLVPKKHLKDIFDYDVKDAGAIFRRIPIIVEAIKKAFPDVQGINILNNNGEIAYQSVFHSHIHIIPRYQKEEGFAVKFTNNGDNYSDEELAKIAKTINENIEV; from the coding sequence ATGGAAGATTGCATTTTCTGTAAAATCGCAAACCGGGAAATCCCCACTAATCTAGTCTATGAAGACGAAGTAGTCACTGCTTTCTTAGATAATTCTCAAGTTACCAAGGGGCACACCCTACTCGTTCCTAAAAAACATCTGAAAGATATCTTTGACTACGATGTCAAGGATGCTGGAGCGATTTTTAGACGGATTCCTATTATTGTCGAAGCCATTAAGAAGGCCTTCCCAGACGTACAAGGAATTAACATCTTAAATAACAACGGTGAAATTGCCTATCAATCGGTCTTCCATTCTCACATTCACATCATTCCTCGCTACCAAAAAGAGGAAGGTTTTGCTGTCAAATTTACCAATAACGGTGACAATTATAGTGATGAAGAATTAGCCAAAATTGCTAAAACCATTAACGAAAATATTGAGGTGTAG
- a CDS encoding YtxH domain-containing protein codes for MLKAFLKGLGLGALLAGSYALLKTPHSGETNRRILKDYSKRLSGAATDLTGSLAETQVAISDLANQGMQTLGSARDDIQLAIRDFQRTAVPQMNRIQEQVAQLQADVDNSALLNGEKDSDETADKEDE; via the coding sequence ATGTTAAAAGCATTTTTAAAAGGTTTGGGCTTGGGCGCCCTCCTTGCGGGTTCTTATGCCCTCTTGAAAACGCCCCATTCTGGCGAAACCAACCGCCGCATTCTAAAAGATTATAGTAAACGTTTATCAGGCGCAGCTACCGACCTTACGGGGTCCTTAGCTGAAACCCAAGTAGCCATTAGCGATTTGGCTAATCAAGGCATGCAAACCCTAGGCTCAGCCCGGGACGACATTCAACTAGCAATCCGTGACTTCCAACGCACCGCCGTCCCCCAAATGAATCGTATCCAAGAACAAGTCGCTCAATTACAGGCCGATGTGGATAATTCTGCCCTCTTAAATGGGGAAAAAGATAGTGATGAAACGGCCGATAAAGAAGACGAATAA
- a CDS encoding peptidylprolyl isomerase, with product MKFKKKFTLGLVSSLCAFTLAACQSQSNDSAVATGDDIKITQGQLNDQMKKVAGDQTLRQLILSEISKQEVGKDRYKEIEQETDQQIAATKAQVGDNDKFQNVLKSSGVPSEEAYKESLIQYTLTQEALKKNIPVSDEELKKAYEDYEPAAEISHILVEDENEAKDIIKQLDQGGDFSALAKEHSKDPGSKEKGGSLGQVEKGQMVKEFEDAAFKLNEGEYTKEPVKSQYGYHVIKLDKKGQKGSFEDEKDKLAEQVKNKKMQDPSTLLQVTSDLLKKYNIDIKDSDLKSALDQFKPKEEDKKSDKDSKEKSKGQDKKDDQKGQENSQSQAESDKK from the coding sequence ATGAAATTTAAGAAAAAATTCACCCTAGGCCTAGTATCCAGTCTATGTGCCTTCACCCTGGCGGCTTGCCAAAGTCAAAGCAATGATAGCGCTGTGGCGACCGGTGATGATATTAAAATTACCCAAGGCCAACTGAATGACCAAATGAAGAAAGTTGCCGGCGATCAGACCCTTCGCCAACTCATCCTTTCTGAAATCTCTAAACAAGAAGTGGGTAAGGACCGTTATAAGGAAATTGAACAAGAAACTGACCAACAAATTGCGGCAACCAAGGCCCAAGTTGGCGATAATGACAAATTCCAAAATGTCCTCAAAAGTTCCGGCGTGCCTTCTGAAGAAGCCTACAAAGAATCACTAATCCAATACACCCTCACCCAAGAGGCACTCAAGAAAAATATTCCTGTTTCAGACGAAGAATTAAAGAAGGCCTACGAAGACTATGAACCTGCTGCGGAAATTTCACATATTTTAGTAGAAGATGAAAACGAAGCCAAGGATATTATCAAACAATTAGACCAAGGTGGCGACTTTAGTGCATTAGCTAAAGAACACAGTAAAGACCCAGGCAGCAAAGAAAAAGGTGGGTCTTTAGGTCAAGTGGAAAAAGGCCAAATGGTCAAAGAATTTGAGGACGCTGCCTTCAAACTAAACGAAGGGGAATACACCAAGGAACCGGTCAAATCCCAGTACGGTTACCACGTCATTAAATTAGATAAAAAGGGTCAAAAAGGTAGCTTTGAAGATGAAAAAGATAAGCTGGCTGAACAAGTTAAGAATAAGAAAATGCAAGATCCTTCTACCCTCCTCCAAGTCACCAGTGATCTCTTGAAGAAATACAATATTGACATTAAGGACTCCGACCTAAAATCTGCTCTCGACCAATTCAAACCAAAAGAAGAGGACAAGAAGTCAGATAAAGATTCTAAAGAAAAATCAAAAGGCCAAGACAAAAAAGACGACCAAAAAGGACAAGAAAACAGCCAAAGTCAGGCAGAATCTGATAAAAAATAG
- a CDS encoding glycosyltransferase family 8 protein, with amino-acid sequence MNLLFAVDDHYVEPMLTTLYSIYKNTAKHDYQVYILQNQPLAARDQIDRFLQTMGMTYHPVLVDQDIFKEAPVSKRYPETIYYRLLAHYFLPDQLEKILYLDADILCINDLVPLYETDLGDDLYGAASHAKLTKITDQINKLRLGNTQADHYYNSGVLLMNLKAIRKRVKADDIFDFIQENRHQLILPDQDVLNALYSQYIYDLPDQIYNYDVRYSKLYELISEGEWTPEWVVEHGALLHFCGKKKPWQRKHLDNFGLLYAHYDHKRKLFTNVK; translated from the coding sequence ATGAACTTATTATTTGCCGTTGATGACCACTATGTGGAGCCTATGTTAACCACGCTTTACTCCATCTATAAAAACACAGCCAAGCATGACTATCAAGTCTATATCTTACAGAATCAGCCCCTGGCGGCCCGCGATCAAATTGATCGCTTTTTACAAACTATGGGAATGACCTACCACCCGGTGCTTGTTGATCAAGATATTTTTAAAGAGGCACCGGTTTCTAAACGCTATCCAGAGACCATCTACTACCGCTTGCTAGCCCACTATTTCTTGCCTGATCAGTTAGAGAAGATCCTTTACTTGGATGCTGATATCCTTTGTATCAATGACCTCGTGCCCCTATATGAAACTGACTTAGGGGATGATTTATATGGAGCAGCCAGTCACGCTAAGTTGACTAAGATTACTGACCAGATCAATAAACTACGCCTAGGCAATACCCAGGCTGACCACTATTATAATTCTGGGGTCCTATTAATGAACCTTAAGGCGATCCGCAAAAGGGTGAAAGCCGATGATATTTTTGACTTTATCCAGGAAAACCGCCATCAATTAATTCTGCCTGACCAGGATGTTCTCAATGCCTTGTACAGCCAGTATATCTATGATTTGCCAGATCAAATTTACAACTATGATGTCCGCTATAGTAAACTTTATGAGTTGATTAGTGAAGGGGAGTGGACCCCCGAGTGGGTAGTTGAACACGGCGCTCTCTTGCATTTTTGTGGGAAGAAAAAACCTTGGCAAAGGAAGCACTTGGATAACTTTGGCTTGCTTTATGCCCACTATGACCATAAGCGGAAATTATTTACCAATGTCAAATAA
- a CDS encoding 3'-5' exoribonuclease YhaM family protein, whose amino-acid sequence MDKCLIYEIPQNEKFDLYILIKNANVRTDRNGRDFIAFTFQDKSGTIDGMYWSAMEDEVEAFQSGRVVRLKGHRELYNGQPQVKISGLRLAHDGEPNDPTLFIADGPMKVEDMKAEIEAGIKSIMHPVLKKIVGSIMTEYDDIFYQYPAAKRHHHAFVGGLAFHTVSMLRLAQAIAKLYPNVDKSLLYAGVILHDAAKVIEFVDPLSGDYSIEGNLIGHISLMGQKISLTAEQLGYRQDEEAVVLLKHMILAHHGKNEFGSPVTPRLLEAEILHRVDDLDAKINMMTSHLKDVEPGEFTPKIMGLEGRSFYHPSDDYYQNI is encoded by the coding sequence ATGGATAAGTGCTTAATTTATGAAATTCCTCAAAATGAAAAATTTGATCTCTATATTTTGATAAAAAATGCCAATGTGCGTACTGACCGCAATGGGCGCGACTTCATTGCCTTTACTTTCCAAGATAAGTCGGGGACTATTGATGGTATGTATTGGAGTGCCATGGAAGATGAAGTGGAGGCCTTTCAAAGTGGTCGGGTGGTCCGCTTAAAGGGACACCGGGAATTATATAATGGCCAACCCCAAGTCAAGATTTCGGGCTTGCGTCTAGCCCATGATGGTGAACCCAATGATCCGACCTTGTTTATTGCCGACGGACCGATGAAGGTAGAAGATATGAAGGCTGAAATTGAAGCGGGTATTAAAAGCATTATGCATCCGGTGCTCAAGAAAATTGTGGGCAGCATCATGACCGAATACGATGATATTTTCTACCAATATCCAGCTGCCAAACGCCACCACCATGCCTTTGTTGGAGGATTAGCCTTCCACACCGTTTCCATGTTACGCCTGGCTCAAGCGATTGCTAAACTTTACCCTAATGTAGATAAAAGCTTGCTTTATGCTGGGGTTATCCTCCATGATGCCGCTAAGGTGATTGAATTTGTAGATCCTTTAAGTGGGGACTATTCGATTGAGGGGAACCTTATTGGCCATATCTCTTTGATGGGGCAAAAAATTTCCCTCACCGCAGAACAGCTAGGCTACCGCCAAGATGAAGAAGCAGTAGTTTTACTTAAACATATGATTCTTGCTCACCACGGGAAGAATGAATTCGGTAGTCCGGTAACCCCTCGCCTATTGGAAGCTGAAATCCTTCATCGGGTGGATGACCTGGATGCAAAGATTAATATGATGACCAGTCACTTAAAGGATGTTGAGCCTGGTGAATTTACTCCAAAAATTATGGGCTTAGAAGGACGTTCTTTCTACCATCCGAGTGATGACTATTATCAAAATATTTAA
- a CDS encoding ATP-binding protein yields the protein MKLQAIDIFGYGKFVHRQFQLTDDFNVFLGPNGSGKSTLMSFVLSIMFGFPNQRRKGSRDFDTNDQVRFGGRLYFKDTQWGDCAIERTRANGKQVLKMSIAGQEAKEVDHFKQLFGDLTRDTYLAYFGFTEPDLMQFIWESEEDFARSLVNLGVTGKLSLSQEVDQLQADADSLYRPQGQNPKLNQEMVELERQNQDLAAARQEEDAYFDLDQELSDKKAALAEVQSAEQNARQSLMDLEKADQQSASDEERVALGFELAQYDGPRFSDQDVDQWQNIVNTKDRLVEEYQELNPEGFVIMDSVEAEAEPEEELNAGGQWISDHLGISEQMLAEARAYREQIRQNENLHDQIVEKRYQESRLLSALGAETIDELPRDFTNEERDEWQKRQKAIDSRRVFYKNTKAGLENLMEDRESLGQERQEISSNYDDFKATVYKYTQSWIRPIGMTLLAVGIICYAISLFHTSPFWRGAGMPALILGLIFVLIAWFQERKGKHYVNEEEKAYQLDLRDIDSETAEIQRQIDNQNQQIAELEEESKQFTKDLEAFLQAKGGSSYIMPLVWLQTDYVKQIEDLEGEINQLIHQSGAGAFGQAHQAEWSDYRQASHNQALSLDSLFQQFEDDYHNYRLYAANLDYEDQEQKAKQARLSQLADHIDQLEKTEENFLKQYNLTDRADLEKALTAYGQFKDKEARYQLLNQYLDKKASALNEDETEVSEQIKATKDQINSYEGQRQVLLADIARIENQLKQMKNSQALQAMEQDKQEQVDQSYDTAVAWASDTLAAKTMEEATLGQGQDTVQRVLAQANRYLFDLTNTKFEKMRYTDDSVEVYQPMRDQWTSVNQLSRGEKALLFVAMRFAFLDAQLGHQDLPILIDEGFAHLDQEYRQNIYRFLKEKSLSRQIIVFTFDQEITQGLHSDQVHYLEA from the coding sequence ATGAAATTACAAGCAATCGACATCTTTGGCTATGGAAAATTTGTCCACCGCCAATTTCAATTGACGGATGACTTTAATGTTTTCCTAGGCCCAAACGGGTCGGGAAAATCCACTTTGATGAGCTTCGTTCTAAGTATCATGTTCGGTTTTCCCAACCAACGCCGAAAGGGGAGTCGTGATTTTGATACCAATGACCAAGTTCGCTTCGGAGGGCGTCTATATTTTAAGGATACCCAATGGGGCGATTGTGCCATTGAACGTACCCGGGCCAATGGTAAGCAAGTCTTAAAAATGTCTATTGCCGGTCAAGAAGCCAAGGAAGTTGATCATTTTAAACAACTTTTTGGGGATTTGACCCGGGATACCTATTTAGCCTATTTTGGCTTTACTGAACCTGATTTAATGCAATTTATCTGGGAATCGGAAGAAGACTTTGCCCGTAGTTTAGTCAACTTAGGTGTGACCGGTAAGCTCTCTCTTAGCCAGGAAGTCGACCAATTACAAGCGGATGCCGACAGCCTCTACCGGCCCCAAGGACAAAATCCTAAGCTTAATCAAGAAATGGTTGAATTAGAAAGACAAAACCAAGACTTGGCGGCTGCCCGTCAAGAAGAAGACGCCTATTTTGACTTGGACCAAGAATTGTCAGATAAAAAGGCGGCCTTGGCAGAAGTTCAAAGTGCTGAACAAAATGCTCGACAAAGCTTAATGGACTTAGAAAAGGCTGACCAACAGAGCGCCTCTGATGAAGAGCGGGTGGCACTGGGCTTTGAACTCGCCCAATATGATGGACCACGTTTTTCAGACCAGGATGTTGACCAATGGCAAAACATTGTGAACACCAAGGACCGCTTGGTTGAGGAGTATCAGGAACTCAACCCTGAGGGCTTTGTGATTATGGATTCTGTAGAAGCGGAAGCGGAACCAGAAGAAGAACTGAATGCCGGAGGACAATGGATCAGTGACCATCTCGGCATTTCTGAGCAAATGTTGGCTGAAGCCCGGGCTTACCGGGAACAAATCCGGCAAAATGAGAATCTCCATGATCAAATTGTCGAGAAACGTTACCAAGAAAGCCGCTTACTTTCAGCCTTAGGAGCTGAAACCATTGATGAATTGCCGCGTGATTTCACTAACGAAGAGCGCGATGAATGGCAAAAACGTCAAAAAGCTATTGATAGCCGCCGGGTCTTCTACAAAAATACCAAAGCCGGCCTAGAAAACTTGATGGAAGACCGGGAAAGTCTTGGCCAAGAACGTCAAGAGATTTCTAGCAACTATGATGACTTCAAAGCCACTGTTTATAAATATACCCAGTCCTGGATTCGTCCGATTGGGATGACCTTATTAGCTGTTGGTATAATATGTTATGCGATTTCACTCTTCCACACCAGTCCTTTCTGGCGGGGAGCGGGGATGCCTGCTTTAATACTCGGTTTAATCTTTGTCTTAATTGCCTGGTTCCAAGAACGCAAAGGTAAACACTATGTTAATGAAGAAGAGAAGGCCTACCAATTAGACTTACGCGATATCGATAGTGAAACGGCTGAAATCCAACGCCAAATCGATAATCAAAACCAACAAATTGCAGAACTAGAGGAAGAATCCAAGCAATTTACCAAGGATTTGGAGGCTTTCTTACAAGCTAAGGGTGGGTCCTCTTACATCATGCCCCTGGTTTGGCTACAAACCGACTATGTGAAACAAATTGAAGACTTGGAAGGGGAAATTAACCAACTGATCCATCAAAGTGGGGCAGGCGCTTTTGGGCAAGCTCATCAAGCGGAATGGTCAGATTACCGCCAAGCAAGCCATAATCAGGCCCTGTCACTGGATTCCTTATTCCAACAGTTTGAAGATGACTACCACAATTACCGACTTTATGCGGCTAATCTTGATTATGAAGACCAAGAACAAAAAGCCAAGCAAGCCCGCCTCAGCCAGTTAGCTGACCATATTGACCAACTTGAAAAAACTGAGGAGAACTTTTTAAAACAATACAACTTAACCGACCGTGCAGACCTAGAAAAAGCCTTGACTGCCTATGGTCAATTTAAGGACAAAGAAGCCCGCTACCAACTCTTAAACCAATATCTGGATAAAAAGGCTTCGGCTTTAAATGAAGATGAGACGGAAGTTAGCGAGCAAATTAAGGCCACCAAAGACCAAATTAATAGCTATGAGGGCCAAAGGCAAGTCTTACTTGCTGATATCGCGCGGATTGAAAATCAATTGAAGCAAATGAAAAACAGCCAAGCCTTACAAGCCATGGAACAAGACAAACAAGAACAAGTTGATCAATCCTATGATACCGCAGTCGCTTGGGCTAGTGATACTTTGGCAGCTAAGACGATGGAGGAAGCGACTCTGGGACAAGGCCAAGATACGGTCCAACGAGTTCTTGCCCAAGCCAATCGCTATCTATTCGATTTAACCAATACGAAATTTGAAAAGATGCGCTACACTGATGACAGTGTCGAAGTCTATCAACCGATGCGAGACCAATGGACCAGTGTTAACCAATTATCCCGTGGGGAGAAGGCTCTCTTGTTTGTGGCTATGCGGTTTGCCTTCTTAGACGCCCAACTCGGTCACCAAGACTTGCCAATTCTGATTGACGAAGGTTTTGCTCATTTAGACCAAGAATACCGGCAAAATATTTATCGCTTCTTGAAAGAAAAGAGTCTATCCCGTCAAATTATTGTCTTTACCTTTGACCAAGAAATTACCCAAGGCTTACATTCCGACCAAGTTCATTACTTAGAAGCATAG